A single genomic interval of Ramlibacter sp. harbors:
- a CDS encoding prephenate dehydrogenase/arogenate dehydrogenase family protein, which yields MFEQLGLIGCGLMGGSFALALKRAGLVKRVVGYSKSPSTTERARQMGVIDVEAPSALLAVSGADIVLLAVPVSATEATLKAIKHLITANTLIMDVGSTKRDVVDAARRVLGVHVATFVPAHPVTGKEVSGVDHADPDLYNGKQVILTPIERTMTAKLQQAVDVWTALGSKVIQMSPESHDAAFAAVSHLPHLVAFALINGITNQPHGRDYLSLAGPGFRDFTRIAASDPKMWRDVLLANREELLSQSKKFRDALHSLEIMIQSGNSDALEGLVRQASDTRAHWRMGAPAKKST from the coding sequence ATGTTTGAACAACTGGGACTGATCGGCTGTGGCCTGATGGGCGGCTCGTTCGCGCTGGCGCTCAAGCGCGCCGGGCTGGTCAAGCGCGTGGTCGGCTACAGCAAGTCCCCGTCCACCACCGAGCGCGCGCGCCAGATGGGCGTGATCGATGTGGAGGCGCCCTCGGCGCTGCTGGCCGTGTCGGGGGCCGACATCGTGCTGCTCGCCGTGCCGGTGTCCGCCACCGAGGCCACGCTCAAGGCCATCAAGCACCTGATCACTGCCAACACCCTGATCATGGACGTGGGCTCGACCAAGCGCGACGTGGTCGATGCGGCGCGCCGCGTGCTCGGCGTCCACGTGGCGACCTTTGTGCCGGCCCATCCGGTGACCGGCAAGGAAGTGTCCGGCGTCGACCACGCCGACCCCGACCTTTACAACGGCAAGCAGGTCATCCTCACGCCGATCGAGCGCACCATGACCGCCAAGCTCCAGCAGGCGGTGGACGTGTGGACGGCCCTGGGCAGCAAGGTGATCCAGATGTCGCCGGAATCGCATGACGCGGCCTTTGCCGCCGTCAGCCACCTGCCCCACCTCGTGGCTTTCGCGCTCATAAACGGCATCACCAACCAGCCGCACGGGCGCGACTACCTGTCGCTGGCCGGCCCGGGCTTCCGCGACTTCACGCGCATTGCCGCGAGCGACCCCAAGATGTGGCGCGACGTGCTGCTGGCCAACCGCGAAGAGCTGCTGAGCCAGTCCAAGAAGTTCCGCGACGCGCTGCACTCGCTGGAAATCATGATCCAGAGCGGCAACTCCGATGCGCTGGAAGGCCTGGTCCGGCAGGCCAGCGACACCCGGGCCCACTGGCGCATGGGCGCCCCCGCCAAGAAATCAACATGA
- the rpsA gene encoding 30S ribosomal protein S1 codes for MSESFASMFEESLQRSEMRTGEVITSEVVRIEHSFVVVNAGLKSEAYVPIDEFKNDKGEIEVQVGDFVSVAIDAIENGYGDTILSRDKAKRLASWMSLEKALESGEFVTGTTSGKVKGGLTVLVNGIRAFLPGSLIDTRPIKDLTPFENKTLEFKVIKLDRKRNNVVLSRRAVVEASMGEERAKLMETLKEGSVVRGVVKNITEYGAFVDLGGIDGLLHITDMAWRRVRHPSEVVQAGQEITAKILKFDTEKNRVSLGLKQMGDDPWMGVNRRYPQGTRMFGKITNIADYGAFVELEPGIEGLVHVSEMDWTNKNVAPSKIVSLGDEVEVMVLEIDEDKRRISLGMKQCKANPWQEFAQNTKRGDRVKGPIKSITDFGVFVGLAAGIDGLVHLSDLSWNEPGEAAVRNYKKGQEVDAIVLAVDVDRERISLGIKQLDGDPFATFVSVHDKGSVVSGKVKTVDAKGAEIDLGEDIIGYLRASEISRDRVEDARNVLKEGDEVSTVVVNIDRKTRNIQLSIKAKDMADEQGAMANLSQQSSRENAGTTSLGALLRAKLDNNESK; via the coding sequence ATGTCTGAATCATTTGCCTCGATGTTCGAAGAATCGCTGCAGCGCTCTGAAATGCGCACCGGCGAAGTGATCACCTCCGAAGTGGTCCGTATCGAACACAGTTTCGTCGTCGTGAACGCCGGCCTCAAGTCCGAAGCCTACGTGCCGATCGACGAGTTCAAGAATGACAAGGGCGAAATCGAAGTCCAGGTGGGCGATTTCGTCTCGGTGGCCATCGACGCCATCGAAAACGGCTATGGCGACACCATCCTGTCGCGCGACAAGGCCAAGCGCCTGGCCTCGTGGATGAGCCTCGAAAAGGCCCTGGAATCCGGCGAATTCGTCACCGGCACCACCAGCGGCAAGGTCAAGGGCGGCCTGACCGTTCTGGTCAACGGCATCCGCGCCTTCCTGCCGGGCTCGCTGATCGACACCCGTCCCATCAAGGACCTGACCCCGTTCGAGAACAAGACCCTGGAATTCAAGGTCATCAAGCTGGACCGCAAGCGCAACAACGTGGTGCTGAGCCGCCGCGCCGTGGTCGAAGCCTCCATGGGCGAAGAGCGCGCCAAGCTGATGGAAACCCTGAAAGAGGGTTCCGTGGTGCGTGGCGTGGTCAAGAACATCACCGAATACGGTGCGTTCGTGGACCTGGGCGGCATCGACGGCCTGCTGCACATCACCGACATGGCCTGGCGCCGTGTCCGCCACCCGAGCGAAGTCGTTCAGGCCGGCCAGGAAATCACCGCCAAGATCCTCAAGTTCGACACCGAGAAGAACCGTGTCTCGCTGGGTCTCAAGCAGATGGGCGACGACCCCTGGATGGGCGTCAACCGCCGCTACCCGCAAGGCACGCGCATGTTCGGCAAGATCACCAACATCGCCGACTACGGCGCGTTCGTGGAACTCGAGCCCGGCATCGAAGGCCTGGTGCACGTCTCCGAAATGGACTGGACCAACAAGAACGTCGCCCCCAGCAAGATCGTCTCGTTGGGTGACGAAGTCGAAGTCATGGTCCTGGAAATCGACGAGGACAAGCGCCGCATCAGCCTGGGCATGAAGCAGTGCAAGGCCAACCCCTGGCAGGAATTCGCGCAGAACACCAAGCGCGGCGACCGCGTCAAGGGCCCGATCAAGTCGATCACCGACTTCGGCGTGTTCGTCGGCCTGGCCGCCGGCATCGACGGCCTGGTCCACCTGTCCGACCTCTCGTGGAACGAGCCCGGCGAAGCCGCCGTGCGCAACTACAAGAAGGGCCAGGAAGTGGACGCCATCGTGCTGGCCGTGGACGTGGACCGCGAGCGCATCAGCCTGGGCATCAAGCAGCTGGACGGCGACCCGTTTGCCACCTTCGTGTCGGTGCACGACAAGGGCTCCGTGGTGTCGGGCAAGGTCAAGACCGTCGACGCCAAGGGCGCCGAGATCGACCTGGGCGAAGACATCATCGGTTACCTGCGCGCCTCGGAAATCTCCCGCGACCGCGTGGAAGATGCCCGCAACGTGCTCAAGGAAGGCGACGAAGTGTCGACCGTGGTCGTCAACATCGACCGCAAGACCCGCAACATCCAGCTCTCGATCAAGGCCAAGGACATGGCTGACGAACAGGGCGCGATGGCCAACCTGAGCCAGCAGTCCTCGCGCGAAAACGCCGGCACGACCAGCCTGGGCGCCCTGCTGCGCGCCAAGCTGGACAACAACGAATCGAAATAA
- a CDS encoding integration host factor subunit beta: MTRSDLVEELAARFSQLTHRDAEYAVKTILDAMSDALVRGHRIEIRGFGSFSINRRPPRMGRNPRSGESVHIPEKRVPHFKPGKALREAVDKRTAELEAKG, translated from the coding sequence ATGACCCGATCCGACCTCGTCGAAGAACTGGCAGCCCGCTTCAGCCAGCTCACGCACCGCGACGCCGAATATGCCGTCAAGACCATTCTTGATGCCATGAGCGACGCCTTGGTGCGCGGACACCGCATCGAGATCCGCGGCTTCGGCAGCTTCTCGATCAACCGCAGGCCGCCCCGCATGGGGCGCAACCCGCGCAGCGGTGAAAGCGTGCACATCCCTGAAAAGCGCGTTCCCCACTTCAAGCCGGGCAAGGCCCTGCGCGAAGCGGTGGACAAGCGCACGGCCGAACTCGAAGCCAAGGGCTGA
- the gyrA gene encoding DNA gyrase subunit A, translating to MTQFAKETLPISLEEEMRRSYLDYAMSVIVGRALPDARDGLKPVHRRVLYAMHELNNDWNRPYKKSARIVGDVIGKYHPHGDQSVYDTIVRLAQDFSMRHMLVDGQGNFGSVDGDNAAAMRYTEIRLAKIAHEMLADIDKETVDFGPNYDGSEKEPLVLPSRLPNLLVNGSGGIAVGMATNIPPHNLNEVVDGCLHLLRHPEATIDELMEIIPAPDFPTAGIIYGINGVRDGYRTGRGRVVMRARCHFEDIDKGARQAIIVDELPYQVNKKTLQERMAELVNEKKIEGISHIQDESDKSGMRLVIELKRGEVPEVVLNNLYKQTQLQDTFGINMVALIDGQPRLCNLKDLIKVFLQHRREVVTRRTVFALRKARERGHVLEGLAVALANIDEFIRIIRESPTPPVAKTELMARPWDSKLVREMLTRTRADGGVINADDYRPDGLERAFGMGSDGLYRLSETQAQEILQMRLQRLTGLEQDKIVAEYKEVMAEIEDLLDILAKPERVSTIIGDELATVRQEFGQTKLGARRSVVEHNAQDLATEDLITPTDMVVTLSHTGYIKSQPLSEYRAQKRGGRGKQATATKEDDWVDQLFIANTHDWILCFSNRGRLYWLKVWEVPAGSRGSRGRPIVNMFPLQEGEKINVVLPLTGEFRSFPADHYVFMATSMGTVKKTALDEFNNPRKGGIIAVNLDDGDYLIGAALTDGQHDVMLFSDGGKAVRFDEDDVRPLGRNARGVRGMMLEDGQSVIAMLVAEDEQQSVLTATVNGYGKRTPIGEYTRHGRGTKGMIAIQQSERNGKVVAATLVHADDEIMLITDKGVLVRTRVSEIRELGRATQGVTLIGLDEGSKLSGLQRIVENDANPADDEGDAAPDGDASES from the coding sequence ATGACCCAGTTCGCCAAAGAAACCCTGCCCATCAGTCTTGAAGAGGAAATGCGGCGCAGCTACCTCGACTACGCGATGAGCGTGATCGTGGGCCGGGCGCTGCCGGATGCGCGCGACGGCCTCAAGCCGGTGCACCGGCGCGTGCTGTACGCCATGCACGAGCTGAACAACGACTGGAACCGGCCCTACAAGAAGTCGGCCCGCATCGTGGGCGACGTGATCGGTAAATACCATCCCCATGGCGACCAGTCGGTCTACGACACCATCGTGCGGCTGGCGCAGGACTTTTCCATGCGTCACATGCTGGTCGATGGCCAGGGCAATTTCGGCTCGGTGGACGGCGACAACGCGGCGGCGATGCGCTACACCGAGATCCGCCTGGCCAAGATCGCCCACGAGATGCTGGCCGACATCGACAAGGAGACCGTCGACTTCGGCCCCAACTACGATGGCAGCGAGAAGGAACCACTGGTCCTGCCCAGCAGGCTGCCCAACCTGCTGGTCAATGGCTCGGGCGGCATTGCCGTGGGCATGGCCACCAACATCCCGCCCCACAACCTCAATGAGGTGGTGGACGGCTGCCTGCACCTGCTGCGCCACCCCGAGGCCACCATCGACGAGCTGATGGAGATCATCCCGGCCCCGGACTTCCCCACGGCCGGCATCATCTACGGCATCAATGGCGTGCGCGATGGCTACCGCACCGGACGCGGCCGCGTCGTGATGCGCGCCAGGTGCCATTTCGAGGACATCGACAAGGGCGCGCGCCAGGCCATCATCGTCGACGAGCTGCCCTACCAGGTCAACAAGAAGACGCTGCAGGAGCGCATGGCCGAACTGGTCAACGAGAAGAAGATCGAGGGCATCAGCCACATCCAGGACGAGTCCGACAAGTCGGGCATGCGCCTGGTGATCGAGCTCAAGCGCGGCGAGGTGCCCGAGGTGGTGCTCAACAACCTGTACAAGCAGACGCAGCTGCAGGACACCTTCGGCATCAACATGGTGGCGCTGATCGACGGCCAGCCGCGCCTGTGCAACCTCAAGGACCTGATCAAGGTCTTCCTGCAGCATCGCCGCGAGGTGGTGACGCGGCGCACCGTGTTCGCGCTGCGCAAGGCACGCGAGCGCGGCCACGTGCTCGAGGGCCTGGCCGTGGCGCTGGCCAACATCGACGAGTTCATCCGCATCATCCGCGAATCGCCCACGCCGCCGGTCGCCAAGACCGAGCTGATGGCCCGCCCCTGGGACAGCAAGCTGGTGCGCGAGATGCTCACCCGCACCCGCGCGGACGGCGGCGTGATCAACGCCGATGACTACCGCCCCGACGGGCTGGAGCGCGCCTTCGGCATGGGCAGCGACGGCCTGTACCGCCTGTCCGAGACCCAGGCCCAGGAAATCCTGCAGATGCGCCTGCAGCGCCTGACCGGCCTGGAGCAGGACAAGATCGTCGCGGAATACAAGGAAGTGATGGCCGAGATCGAGGACCTGCTCGACATCCTGGCCAAGCCCGAACGCGTGTCCACCATCATTGGCGACGAGCTGGCCACGGTACGCCAGGAATTCGGCCAGACCAAGCTGGGCGCACGCCGCAGCGTGGTCGAGCACAACGCCCAGGACCTGGCCACCGAGGACCTGATCACGCCCACCGACATGGTGGTCACGCTCAGCCACACCGGCTACATCAAGAGCCAGCCGCTGTCCGAGTACCGCGCCCAGAAGCGCGGCGGCCGCGGCAAGCAGGCCACCGCCACCAAGGAAGACGACTGGGTCGACCAGCTGTTCATCGCCAACACGCACGACTGGATCCTGTGCTTTTCCAACCGCGGCCGGCTCTACTGGCTCAAGGTCTGGGAAGTGCCGGCGGGTTCGCGCGGCTCGCGCGGCCGGCCCATCGTCAACATGTTCCCCCTGCAGGAGGGCGAGAAGATCAACGTGGTGCTGCCGCTGACGGGCGAGTTCCGCAGCTTCCCGGCCGACCACTACGTCTTCATGGCCACCTCCATGGGCACGGTCAAGAAGACCGCGCTGGACGAGTTCAACAACCCGCGCAAGGGCGGCATCATTGCCGTCAACCTTGACGACGGCGACTACCTCATTGGCGCCGCGCTGACCGATGGCCAGCACGACGTGATGCTGTTCTCCGACGGCGGCAAGGCCGTGCGCTTCGACGAGGACGACGTTCGCCCGCTGGGCCGCAACGCCCGCGGCGTGCGCGGCATGATGCTGGAGGACGGCCAGAGCGTGATCGCCATGCTGGTGGCCGAGGACGAGCAGCAGTCCGTGCTCACCGCCACGGTCAACGGCTACGGCAAGCGCACGCCGATTGGGGAATACACGCGCCACGGCCGCGGCACCAAGGGCATGATCGCGATCCAGCAGAGCGAGCGCAACGGCAAGGTCGTGGCGGCCACGCTGGTCCATGCCGACGACGAGATCATGCTGATCACCGACAAGGGCGTGCTGGTGCGCACCCGCGTCAGCGAGATCCGCGAACTCGGCCGCGCCACCCAGGGCGTCACGCTGATCGGCCTGGACGAGGGCTCCAAGCTCAGCGGCCTGCAGCGCATCGTCGAAAACGACGCCAACCCGGCCGACGACGAAGGCGACGCGGCCCCGGACGGCGACGCCAGCGAGAGTTGA
- a CDS encoding bifunctional 3-phosphoshikimate 1-carboxyvinyltransferase/cytidylate kinase gives MYATEFLDLPPLARAGGTVTLPGSKSISNRVLLLAALCEGTTEIHDLLDSDDTRVMLAALRQLGCGVAHEGALVRITGLGGRAPASPARLFMGNAGTAMRPLTAALAVLGGEFELSGVPRMHERPIGDLVDALRQLGCQLDYLGQDGFPPLRIDRPALALQAPIQVRGDVSSQFLTALLMALPLVAQGDVVIEVVGELISRPYIEITLNLLERFGIAVQRPGGADRWQRFTIPAGSRYRSPGVVHVEADASSASYFIALGAIAAPVAGQIGLKIQGVGADSIQGDIRFIEAAQAMGAVVRSGPNWLEISRGEPGAGWPLKAIDLDCNHIPDAAMTLAVMALFADGTTTLRNIASWRVKETDRLTAMAVECTKLGATVAEGPDWLSITPPAQWKAASIHTYDDHRVAMCFSLAAFNADAVPVRIEDPKCVAKTFPDYFETLFSVVEPVAGRVPVICVDGPTASGKGTLAATLAQQLGYHYLDSGALYRVTALAALRAGLALEPAHEAAIADLARRLPVRFAGGHVLLDGQDVSDAIRTEEAGMNASRVSALPAVRTALVALQHGFRRLPGLVADGRDMGTVIFPAAPLKLYLTASAAKRAERRHKQLISKGFSATLDSLRQDLEARDARDSSRSVAPLKPAADALLLDNSEQTVEESVAQVLSWWQDRQPFGASPNS, from the coding sequence ATGTACGCCACCGAGTTCCTCGACCTCCCTCCCCTGGCCCGCGCGGGCGGCACCGTCACCCTGCCCGGCTCCAAGAGCATCTCCAACCGCGTGCTGCTGCTCGCGGCGCTGTGCGAGGGCACCACCGAGATCCATGACCTGCTGGACTCCGACGACACCCGCGTGATGCTGGCCGCGCTGCGCCAGCTGGGCTGTGGCGTGGCCCACGAAGGCGCGCTGGTCCGCATCACCGGGCTTGGCGGGCGGGCACCGGCCTCGCCGGCCAGGCTTTTCATGGGCAATGCCGGCACCGCCATGCGCCCGCTCACCGCCGCGCTGGCGGTGCTGGGCGGCGAGTTCGAGCTCAGCGGCGTGCCGCGCATGCACGAGCGGCCCATTGGCGACCTGGTGGACGCCTTGCGCCAACTGGGCTGCCAGCTCGATTACCTGGGACAGGACGGCTTCCCGCCGCTGCGCATTGACCGGCCGGCGCTGGCGCTGCAGGCGCCCATCCAGGTGCGCGGTGACGTGTCCAGCCAGTTCCTGACCGCCCTGCTCATGGCGCTGCCCCTGGTGGCGCAGGGCGACGTGGTGATCGAGGTGGTGGGCGAGCTGATCTCGCGGCCGTACATCGAGATCACCCTCAACCTGCTGGAGCGCTTCGGCATCGCCGTGCAGCGCCCCGGGGGCGCGGACCGCTGGCAGCGCTTCACCATCCCGGCCGGCAGCCGCTACCGTTCACCGGGCGTCGTCCACGTGGAGGCCGACGCCTCGTCCGCCAGCTATTTCATCGCGCTCGGGGCCATCGCGGCGCCAGTGGCCGGCCAGATCGGCCTGAAGATCCAGGGCGTGGGGGCCGACTCGATCCAGGGCGACATCCGCTTCATCGAGGCCGCCCAGGCCATGGGGGCCGTGGTGCGCAGCGGCCCCAACTGGCTCGAAATTTCACGCGGCGAGCCCGGCGCGGGCTGGCCACTCAAGGCCATCGACCTTGACTGCAACCACATCCCCGACGCCGCCATGACCCTGGCGGTCATGGCCCTGTTTGCCGACGGAACCACCACGCTGCGCAACATCGCGAGCTGGCGCGTCAAGGAAACCGACCGCCTCACCGCCATGGCCGTTGAATGCACCAAGCTCGGTGCGACGGTGGCCGAAGGCCCGGACTGGCTGAGCATCACCCCGCCGGCCCAGTGGAAGGCCGCCAGCATCCACACCTACGATGACCACCGGGTGGCGATGTGCTTCTCGCTGGCGGCGTTCAATGCCGACGCCGTGCCCGTTCGCATTGAAGACCCCAAGTGCGTGGCCAAGACCTTCCCCGACTATTTCGAGACCCTGTTCTCGGTGGTCGAGCCCGTGGCGGGCCGGGTGCCTGTGATCTGCGTGGACGGCCCCACGGCCTCCGGCAAGGGCACGCTGGCCGCCACCCTGGCGCAGCAGCTGGGCTACCACTACCTGGATTCGGGCGCCCTTTACCGCGTGACGGCGCTGGCCGCACTGCGCGCCGGCCTGGCCCTGGAACCCGCCCACGAGGCCGCCATTGCCGATCTGGCCCGGCGGCTGCCGGTGCGGTTTGCCGGCGGCCATGTGCTGCTGGACGGGCAGGACGTGAGCGACGCCATCCGCACCGAGGAAGCCGGCATGAACGCCTCGCGGGTCTCCGCCCTGCCCGCCGTGCGCACGGCCCTGGTCGCCCTGCAGCACGGCTTTCGGCGCCTGCCGGGGCTGGTGGCCGATGGCCGCGACATGGGCACCGTGATCTTTCCGGCGGCCCCGCTCAAGCTGTATTTGACGGCCAGCGCCGCCAAGCGTGCCGAACGGCGCCATAAGCAGTTGATTTCAAAGGGTTTTTCAGCTACACTCGACAGTCTTCGGCAAGACTTGGAAGCGCGCGACGCGAGGGATTCGTCCCGCAGCGTGGCCCCTTTGAAGCCTGCCGCAGATGCCTTGTTGCTCGACAACTCGGAGCAGACGGTTGAAGAATCGGTTGCTCAGGTGCTGTCGTGGTGGCAGGACAGGCAGCCGTTCGGGGCCTCCCCGAACAGCTGA
- the serC gene encoding 3-phosphoserine/phosphohydroxythreonine transaminase: protein MNRPYNFAAGPAAIPPEVLQQAAAEMLDWHGSGMGVMEMSHRGREFISIYEQAEADLRELLAVPSNFRILFMQGGGLAENAIVPLNLSHAATADYVVTGSWSQKSQKEARKYCSQVHIAASNEADGHTSLPAPAGWDLSTGTRYVQVCTNETIHGVEFHELPDLKALGCDAPLVIDFSSHVASRPVDWSRVGLAFGGAQKNLGPAGVTLVVVRDDLLGHALPICPSAFDYKVVAEHQSMYNTPPTWAIYIAGLTFQWLKRQTEGGASGVAAMERRNMAKAALLYDFIDGSAFYANKVAKNCRSRMNVPFFLADESRNDDFLAGAKARGLLQLKGHKSVGGMRASIYNAMPLAGVQALVDYMREFEQKNT, encoded by the coding sequence ATGAACCGCCCTTACAACTTCGCCGCCGGCCCCGCCGCCATTCCGCCTGAGGTGCTGCAGCAGGCAGCCGCCGAAATGCTCGACTGGCATGGCAGCGGCATGGGCGTGATGGAAATGAGCCACCGCGGGCGCGAGTTCATCTCGATCTACGAGCAGGCCGAGGCCGACCTGCGCGAGTTGCTGGCCGTGCCCTCGAACTTCCGCATCCTGTTCATGCAGGGCGGCGGCCTGGCCGAAAACGCCATCGTGCCGCTGAACCTCTCGCACGCGGCCACGGCCGACTACGTGGTCACCGGCAGCTGGAGCCAGAAGTCGCAGAAAGAGGCCCGCAAGTACTGCAGCCAGGTGCACATCGCCGCCAGCAACGAGGCCGATGGCCACACCAGCCTGCCCGCGCCGGCGGGCTGGGACCTGAGCACGGGCACCCGCTATGTGCAGGTCTGCACCAACGAGACCATCCACGGCGTGGAGTTCCACGAGCTGCCCGACCTGAAGGCCCTGGGCTGCGATGCGCCGCTGGTGATCGACTTTTCCTCGCACGTGGCTTCGCGGCCCGTGGACTGGTCGCGCGTGGGCCTGGCCTTCGGCGGCGCCCAGAAAAACCTGGGCCCGGCCGGCGTCACCCTGGTGGTGGTGCGCGACGACCTGCTGGGCCACGCCCTGCCGATCTGCCCCAGCGCCTTCGACTACAAGGTCGTGGCCGAGCACCAGTCCATGTACAACACGCCGCCCACCTGGGCCATCTACATCGCCGGCCTGACCTTCCAGTGGCTCAAGCGGCAAACCGAGGGCGGCGCAAGCGGCGTGGCGGCCATGGAGCGGCGCAACATGGCCAAGGCGGCCCTGCTGTACGACTTCATCGATGGTTCGGCGTTTTACGCCAACAAGGTTGCCAAAAACTGCCGCTCGCGCATGAACGTGCCCTTCTTCCTGGCCGACGAATCGCGCAATGATGACTTCCTGGCCGGCGCGAAGGCGCGCGGGCTGTTGCAGCTCAAGGGCCACAAGTCGGTGGGCGGCATGCGCGCCAGCATCTACAACGCCATGCCGCTGGCCGGTGTGCAGGCGCTGGTGGACTACATGCGAGAATTTGAGCAAAAGAACACCTGA
- the pheA gene encoding prephenate dehydratase: MPQSLADLRTQIDAVDGELLTLLNRRAALANEVGEIKRAEGSAVFRPEREAQVINGLQAANPGPLKAANVATIWREVMSACRALEAPQRVAYLGPAGTFSEQAAVQFFGSSIEHVPCVNFDEVFHAATAGTADFGVVPVENNTEGVVTRSLDLLLQSPLHIVGEISLLVRHHLLRLSKSLDGVEVVLAHPQALAQCQGWLTKHLPQAERRAVSSNAEGARQAAGNPTWAAIASERAGSEFGLHIAAHAVQDDAFNRTRFAVICLPQTLAAPQASGRDCVSLIVSVPNKPGAVHDILVPLKAHGVSMTRFESRPARSGQWEYYFYIDVQGHPTEPHVAAALRDLQGLCAFYKVLGTYPVGE; encoded by the coding sequence ATGCCCCAATCCCTTGCCGACCTCCGCACGCAGATCGACGCCGTCGACGGCGAGCTGCTCACGCTGCTGAACCGCCGGGCGGCACTGGCCAATGAAGTCGGAGAGATCAAGCGCGCGGAGGGTTCGGCCGTGTTCCGGCCCGAGCGCGAAGCGCAGGTCATCAATGGCCTGCAGGCCGCCAACCCCGGCCCGCTCAAGGCCGCCAACGTGGCCACCATCTGGCGCGAAGTCATGTCGGCCTGCCGTGCCCTGGAGGCGCCGCAGCGCGTGGCCTACCTGGGCCCGGCCGGCACCTTCAGCGAGCAGGCCGCGGTGCAGTTCTTTGGCTCCAGCATCGAGCATGTGCCCTGCGTGAACTTTGACGAGGTGTTCCATGCCGCCACGGCGGGCACGGCCGACTTCGGCGTGGTTCCGGTGGAGAACAACACCGAGGGCGTGGTCACCCGCTCGCTCGACCTGCTGCTGCAGTCGCCGCTGCACATCGTGGGCGAGATCAGCCTGCTGGTGCGTCACCACCTGCTGCGCCTGTCCAAGTCACTGGATGGCGTGGAGGTCGTGCTGGCCCACCCCCAGGCCCTGGCGCAGTGCCAGGGCTGGCTCACCAAGCACCTGCCCCAGGCGGAGCGCCGGGCCGTGTCCAGCAATGCCGAGGGGGCCCGTCAGGCCGCCGGCAACCCGACCTGGGCCGCCATTGCGAGCGAGCGCGCCGGCAGCGAGTTCGGCCTGCACATTGCGGCGCACGCGGTGCAGGATGACGCCTTCAACCGCACCCGCTTCGCCGTGATCTGCCTGCCGCAAACCCTGGCCGCGCCGCAGGCCTCGGGCCGCGACTGCGTGAGCCTGATCGTGTCGGTGCCCAACAAGCCCGGGGCGGTGCACGACATCCTGGTGCCGCTCAAGGCCCACGGGGTCTCGATGACGCGCTTCGAGTCGCGCCCCGCGCGCTCCGGCCAGTGGGAATACTATTTCTACATTGACGTGCAGGGCCACCCCACCGAGCCGCATGTGGCGGCCGCGCTGCGCGACCTGCAGGGCCTGTGCGCCTTCTACAAGGTGCTGGGCACCTACCCCGTGGGTGAATGA
- a CDS encoding LapA family protein, producing MKYLMWLLKAAIFFTLFAFALNNQQDATVHFFFGTQWRAPQVLVVLVAFAMGLAVGVLGMVPRWWKHRSAARKAAREPQTVAPEDASSTLHHGL from the coding sequence ATGAAATACCTCATGTGGCTGCTCAAGGCAGCCATTTTTTTTACCCTGTTTGCCTTTGCGCTGAATAACCAGCAGGACGCCACCGTGCATTTCTTCTTCGGCACCCAGTGGCGCGCGCCGCAGGTGCTGGTGGTGCTGGTGGCGTTCGCGATGGGCCTGGCCGTGGGCGTGCTGGGCATGGTGCCGCGCTGGTGGAAGCACCGCAGCGCGGCCCGCAAGGCCGCCCGCGAGCCCCAGACGGTGGCCCCGGAAGACGCCAGCTCGACCCTGCACCATGGACTTTGA